In Corylus avellana chromosome ca2, CavTom2PMs-1.0, the following proteins share a genomic window:
- the LOC132172316 gene encoding protein SRG1-like → METEQSLGSSLPVPCVQELAKETTATVPPRYVRPDQDPPNISDTTCLPQVPVINMQKLFSPEFMDSELEKMHCACKEWGFFQLINHGVKASLLEKVKLEIQEFFKLPMEEKKTYWQEPGHLEGFGQAFVVSEEQKLDWGDMFYMVTLPTSLRKPHLFPKLPLPFRDNLEAYSAELKSLAMKIIEFMAKALRMDYNDMKNLFEDGKQAFRMNYYPPCPQPDLVIGLNPHSDSVGLTILLQLNEMEGLQIRKDGMWIPVKPLSNAFIVNIGDILEIVTNGIYRSIEHRATVNSVKERLSMATFYNPRLEGDMGPAPSLITPESPALFKRIGVADYFKGLFSRKLDGKSYIDVMRIQNEEQKGS, encoded by the exons ATGGAAACAGAGCAATCGCTGGGGAGCTCTCTCCCAGTTCCTTGTGTTCAGGAGCTAGCGAAGGAGACGACGGCGACAGTGCCGCCGCGGTATGTGCGTCCCGATCAGGACCCTCCAAACATATCCGACACCACTTGTTTACCCCAAGTCCCAGTCATCAACATGCAGAAGCTTTTCTCCCCTGAATTTATGGACTCTGAGTTGGAGAAGATGCACTGCGCATGCAAAGAATGGGGTTTCTTCCAG TTAATAAATCATGGGGTGAAAGCTTCATTGTTGGAGAaggtgaaattagaaattcaagAATTTTTCAAGCTGCcgatggaagaaaagaagacaTACTGGCAAGAACCAGGACATTTGGAGGGTTTTGGACAGGCCTTTGTTGTGTCCGAGGAGCAAAAGCTTGATTGGGGAGACATGTTCTACATGGTCACTCTCCCAACCTCTTTGAGGAAGCCCCATTTGTTCCCAAAGCTCCCCCTTCCATTtag AGATAACTTAGAAGCTTACTCAGCAGAGCTTAAAAGCCTTGCCATGAAAATCATTGAATTTATGGCGAAAGCTCTTAGAATGGACTATAATGACATGAAGAACCTGTTTGAAGATGGGAAGCAGGCATTTAGGATGAACTACTACCCTCCATGTCCACAGCCAGACCTTGTGATTGGCCTCAACCCTCACTCTGATTCTGTCGGCCTAACAATCCTCCTCCAACTCAATGAAATGGAAGGCCTCCAAATAAGAAAAGATGGGATGTGGATTCCTGTTAAACCCCTCTCTAATGCTTTTATTGTCAACATTGGAGACATTTTGGAG ATTGTGACCAATGGAATATACCGTAGCATTGAGCATCGGGCTACTGTTAACTCAGTAAAGGAAAGGCTCTCCATGGCTACATTTTACAACCCCAGACTGGAAGGAGATATGGGTCCAGCACCAAGCCTTATTACTCCAGAATCACCGGCATTGTTCAAAAGAATAGGAGTTGCAGATTACTTCAAGGGACTTTTCTCTCGTAAACTTGATGGGAAATCATACATTGATGTCATGAGGATCCAGAATGAGGAACAGAAAGGTTCTTGA
- the LOC132169384 gene encoding protein SRG1-like — protein MASTIKNLSISLGGIEPEQMSIASSLPVPCVQELAKETTATVPPRYLRSDQDPPNISDTTCLPLVPVIDMQKLFSPEFMDSELEKLHHASKEWGFFQLINHGVSTSLLEKVKLDISEFFKLSMEEKKKYWQQPGDIEGFGQVFVVSDEQKLDWGDMFTLTTLPTNLRKPHLFPKLPLPFRDNLEAYSAELQKLAMEILKLMAKALGMEYNYMKNLFEDGRQGIRMNYYPPCPQPELVIGLNPHSDATGLTILLQLNEIEGLQIRKDGMWIPVIPLPNAFVVNIGDILEIVSNGIYRSIEHRATVNSVKERLSAATFYSPGWERDMGPAPSLITPESPALFKRIGVADYYRGYFSRELNGKSYLDVVRIQNEEEKRS, from the exons ATGGCTTCAACAATAAAG AATTTAAGCATTTCTCTTGGAGGCATAGAACCAGAACAAATGTCGATAGCGAGCTCTCTCCCCGTTCCTTGTGTTCAGGAGCTGGCGAAGGAGACCACCGCGACAGTGCCGCCGCGGTATCTTCGTTCCGATCAGGACCCTCCCAACATATCCGACACCACTTGTTTACCCCTAGTCCCTGTAATCGACATGCAGAAGCTATTCTCCCCTGAATTTATGGACTCTGAGTTGGAGAAGTTGCACCATGCAAGCAAAGAATGGGGTTTCTTCCAg TTAATAAATCATGGGGTGAGCACTTCATTGTTGGAGAAGGTGAAATTAGACATTTCAGAATTTTTCAAGCTGTcgatggaagagaagaaaaagtatTGGCAACAACCAGGAGACATTGAGGGGTTTGGGCAGGTCTTTGTTGTGTCCGATGAGCAAAAGCTTGACTGGGGAGACATGTTTACCCTGACCACACTTCCAACCAATTTGAGGAAGCCCCACTTGTTCCCCAAGCTCCCTCTCCCATTCAG AGATAACTTAGAAGCCTACTCAGCAGAGCTTCAAAAACTTGCCATGGAAATCCTTAAACTTATGGCAAAAGCCCTTGGAATGGAATATAATTACATGAAGAACCTGTTTGAAGATGGGCGCCAGGGAATTAGGATGAACTACTACCCTCCATGTCCACAGCCAGAGCTTGTGATTGGCCTCAACCCCCACTCCGACGCTACCGGCCTAACAATTCTCCTCCAACTCAATGAAATTGAAGGCCTCCAGATAAGAAAAGATGGGATGTGGATTCCTGTAATACCCCTCCCCAATGCTTTTGTTGTCAACATTGGAGACATTTTAGAG ATTGTGAGTAATGGAATATACCGTAGCATCGAGCATCGTGCGACGGTTAACTCGGTAAAGGAGCGACTATCTGCGGCTACATTTTACAGTCCGGGATGGGAACGTGATATGGGTCCGGCACCAAGCCTTATTACTCCAGAATCACCAGCATTGTTCAAAAGAATAGGAGTTGCAGATTACTACAGGGGATATTTCTCTCGTGAACTCAATGGGAAGTCGTATCTTGATGTCGTGAGGATCCAAAATGAGGAAGAGAAACGCTCTTAA
- the LOC132172318 gene encoding xyloglucan endotransglucosylase protein 1-like: MAVYICHRISELLLVSLFVSSFVVSSAGTFDGDCDIMWGDHRGKILDKGKLLTLSLDQISGSGFQSKREYLFGRIDMQLKLVSGNSAGTVTAYYLSSEGTNHDEIDFEFLGNLSGQPYIVHTNVYTQGKGEREQQFYLWFDPTKDFHTYSFVWNPQLIIFLVDNTPIRVFHNEESIGVPFPKSQPMKLYSSLWNADQWATRGGLVKTDWSKAPFTAYYRNFNANACVWSTGSSSCGSTSTSSPTPGGWQTQGLDANGRRRLRWVQKYFMIYNYCTDFKRFPQGHPRECQRAS, from the exons ATGGCAGTATACATTTGTCATAGGATTTCAGAGTTGCTCTTGGTTTCACTCTTTGTGAGCTCCTTTGTGGTTTCTTCTGCTGGCACTTTTGATGGAGATTGTGACATAATGTGGGGGGATCATCGTGGGAAGATTCTAGATAAAGGGAAGCTTCTCACACTGTCACTTGACCAAATATCTGGCTCTGGTTTCCAATCCAAAAGAGAATATCTGTTTGGAAGGATCGACATGCAGCTGAAGCTCGTCTCTGGTAACTCTGCTGGCACCGTCACGGCTTACTAT CTATCCTCAGAGGGGACTAATCATGAcgagattgattttgagttctTGGGGAACTTGAGTGGACAGCCCTATATCGTCCACACAAACGTCTATACACAAGGGAAAGGGGAGAGAGAGCAACAATTCTACCTCTGGTTTGACCCAACAAAAGATTTCCACACCTATTCCTTTGTATGGAATCCACAGCTAATTAT TTTCTTGGTGGATAACACCCCCATAAGAGTATTCCACAACGAAGAGTCCATTGGGGTTCCCTTCCCCAAGAGCCAGCCCATGAAGCTTTACTCGAGCCTCTGGAATGCAGACCAATGGGCAACAAGGGGTGGGCTTGTGAAAACGGATTGGTCCAAGGCTCCTTTCACTGCCTACTATCGTAACTTCAATGCTAATGCCTGCGTGTGGTCTACAGGCTCATCTTCTTGTGGTTCAACGTCAACGAGCTCCCCCACTCCTGGTGGTTGGCAAACTCAAGGGCTCGATGCAAATGGGCGAAGACGTCTCAGATGGGTGCAAAAGTACTTCATGATTTACAACTATTGCACTGATTTTAAGCGATTTCCTCAGGGTCACCCACGTGAGTGCCAGCGTGCTAGCTAG